TTAATCAcctgtgtgtaaaagaaaaccAACAGCTGATAGGAATCCATTTCAACAAATGCTCAAACTTATGATTAATCAGCATGAATTATAGTTGCATCAGGTTTTTACTAAACAACTATTGCAAGAAATGAACTGTTCTGcacttgttttgtatttttatttttgtttgtttttagaaatTGTTAAGTGACACATCTGTATGTGTCAAAAAAGCTATACTTATAGTTTATACTTAAAATAAACTTATACTCAAACCTTTATCGAgtataataaacaacaaaaacaagattTACGTTAAGGAGCAGCAACAGCCACGCCCCATCATCACAAAATAACTAATGGGAGATGGAAATTATAAAACTAGCCCCGCCCCTTTGGTTATGTTATATTAATATGCAGCATGCAAAGAAcagaaatgatgatgataataataataataataataataataataataataatagagaaTCAATTCTGTAGATTTGAAAGTAGAGACAAaaagagtataaaaaaatattaacctCATTCTATACAGATGTTATATAGTTGGCTATACACAGGTTCTTGAAcaataattgataaaaaaaaaatgtaatatataaaatcatcattTACTATTATTTCTGCTGTTAAATGGACTTATTTGGAAATCAGTTTCTCAAAAACaatctaaataaatgttagATCTGATGTTAAAATATGCACATTATCCAATTCGAGTTGAAATAAATctttatgcatttattatttaattagatattattttaaaatggagCAAAACTTACTTTATGTCCTCAGTGTTCTTCACCCAGAACCACCTCAATCTGAGTCTGTGCTTCAGCTCAATCCAAGTTACCAGCAGTAACAACAGCATGGCCACGCCCCTTCATTACAAACAATAACCAATGGGAAAGGGAAATAGCGGGAAAGCCCCGCCCCTTGGTTAGGGTTTACTTTTCCCATCGTGAATGAGGGCTTTCGGTTTCCATTCCGCGCTTCTCTGTGAATCAAAACATTATTCTTTCTCTCGTTTCTTTTAGCAGGGTGGCGCTGTTTTGCTGTGAAACAAAACCAGCACAGCCTCAGGCTCTTCCGCTTCTGGTGAAAAAGCATGAATTACAAATTAGGTTGTCGTGAGAAACGCCGCAGGTCACGTGACGGGGAAGCCCAGGGCTCGACTTTCCTGCATCACACCTGTCTGGAATGTTCTGAGCATCTTCCAGACCACACGTGTtttctacacacatacacacagtaatgcACTTGTGAGAAAAATATTGAAGTATCCATTTAAAACAATGagcaaaatggaaagtaaatagAAGGAGAAATTCTTCTAGGTAcatttgcacacagtttttgaaggaactccGCAAGTAGATTGTCCCAGATTGTTCTTCCAGAACGAagcacagatcttctgtggatgtgaCCTGCCTCGAATACTTTTCATGTAAAACTCGATGATGCTATGACAAGGATTCTGTGGGGGCCAAAATTTTTACTTCCAGAGATTCCTTGTTATTCTCTATGATGTTCTTAATGACTAATCAGATGCCCCCCTGATGATACTGCATGATGGATAAGtgtctgcctgtatttctcagcattaaggattaatcctgaccaaatttcCAACTCCATTTGTAGAAACGAGGCCACAATCATGCAGgaaaccaccaccatgcttcagcTACAGACAAATATTCCATATATTCGTCAAGAAATTGGTTCATCAAACACCTGATTCGGATCCTACAAAATCCTCGACTTTGTGCCAGTGGTCAAAAGGTGGTCACACCAAACATTAATTTGATTTGGGTTTCTCCTGTTCattttgttcaattattaacacttattttatttttgaaagcgTTTTTTTTCGACAGCATTTCAAACACCTGCCTAAAAAACGTagtttaatgtgtgtaattgtaataatattactgATATTACCTGATATACTGTGATTACAGGgttttttacctcagagttcaggctgatttctttttttttttttttttgttaaagatgttttgtttttacagttgATCTGATCTGAAAATGTGTGGTAAAACCCCTTTTATACAGAGCTGAAAAGACAATTACGCAGtttatatgaattatttatattcCCTTTCCTGCATCGGTCAGTTTCAGTTTCTGAGAAATCGATTATAGCTAAAATATAACAAGGAAAGTTAACGCTCAGGTCTTGAGAAAAACGAAATCCTCCATAACGCACTGTCGGAACTCAAAACCCGTCTCTGAGCAGACACATCACGGGTGGattctttgttttagttaatTCCCAATGTAGCACTCTTaacttaataaaatacaatgaaatggACCTCAAAAGCCAATAAAGAATCTTCAGTCTTGgatgagaaaaagcaaaaacttctttattccagACACGTTCTGATGAGCCCATAGAAGGTGGTCACttcatcacatcaaaatgatcaagcgcacacacactttgcacacactcattcttataccctggtgttacatgacacctttactttttttcctattttcttCATCCTAGCAAAGTCCCCTTCCTGGGATTCCATATTTGGGTTTTCCTGTTTCCCCATTACCCTTATTTACGGCCTTTTCTCTATGTCACTTAAGAAAAGAATGTGTATACAACTTTCACCCCCTCTGGTACAGCCAGGCACCGCTTCCTCCTGCTCTCAGGTTTTTATGTATGGACAACCATTTTGTGGCCTACTTTATCTTCCCTACATCTACTCTGTGTAAGTGTTCTGGTTTTATAATGCTATTtgctatttcattttttattaaatcaagctatattattttacttaaattgtctatttgtatatgtttaactACATTATTCTACGTGGTTATGTTAGTGTCTAGGTCATACTTCATTTATATTATCTGAACTGACTGTTGCATAATGTATCTAGCTTCACAACTATAATGATTGTAAGCTTATTACTTTTGTTGTTACATGCACATattaattgtatgtttttagttattgtgatttctgtttgtttcttttattcagcacCAACTTACAGACATCCTGGGACATCTCTTAGGAGCATTCATCACTAAAAGCATCGTAAATCTCACCTCTTCTCtgcacaataaacatgcttaagccttgtatgttgttctttcttgtctatccaacacactcataacaccagtcagactctactctactctattaaAATCTGATCGCTATTGTTAATTACACTTTGAGTACATAGACTAAatgagactgattaaaacacagAAGCTAAAATAGGTTTTAATCAAGCTAATTTTATTGTATCTAATaggttctatactaattattaggtcaatttaTTGGATGGATATTAGTTGGATTAAAACACACTCTAGATAAGgttatttcaaacatttttctcgACAGCACTGCCGTCGCAACATCTGGAACACATTACCAATACCTGCCAGAGAGTATTTGTATAATTTACATACCACTAGTATTTTATATCCGTAAATCCATAAATGCCATTCTCTTTCTAAATagtctcttattctctctcccaatgttatttacattcacttttctaatgttctttcattcattcccCATTGGGGAAAGTCGAGTGGCTTTAAAGTGTCGGTCGCCACTGAAGGTTGGACGCAATCAGCTGTTTTTCCACGATTCTGCATGTAGCTAAACTTCGATTAGCGATTAGCTTAGCGGTTTAGCACATGAGGAAATATAGAACACGCTTgttgtcattcttgctcttTTCTTTGCAACTTATCAGACATGACTGGAAAAAGCTGCATGACTCCAATATTAATGATTGCAACAGGTGGAAACTGCTTCCTTTATATAGTCACAGTTGTAGCGTTTCCGGTTTTGGGTGTTTGAAAGCCGattacagactactgccacctgctggtatggaaGAGTTTATTTAGAATAATCCGACTTATTTGCagcacaaatgaataaatgccaGAAATCGACTCGATTATTCGGTCGACCTCTGAAGTAAACTTATACTCATGTTACGCATTTTagggagagaaaaaacaacaagccaaagcatttcaattattttgataaatatttttattcacacagATATTTAAAGAAAACCAATTATAAGTCATCATTAAATAAAGCATAAAGTGCTAAATAAGAAATCCAATTTTATGGAAGTTTCTTCCCAGTCCCCAAAAACAAGCCATAACCATAACCTCATtctaaaacaaaagaagaaaagcaggTTTAAATAGTGCTAATATTTAGCAtaagattatttaaataatgttttaaataaaggaaCTGTTTCAGTCTATAGTGATCTACACATGTTGTGTCCCGTTAGCCTCCACGCAGATGGAAGACCATGTGAATTGTGCTTCCAGGAACAATGTTGTAATAATGAAGATCTTTTCCAGACTCGAGCTGTTTGCCGTTGTACATCAGCCGCTGTTGGTCCACCGGTATTCCCTCTTTGCGGAAGACCTTTAACATTAACTGATCGACTGTCTCTTTTTCAGTGATGTCGTAAGTTTTTGTCTGTCCCTTCTCATTCTTCACGAACACCTGCATCGGCACGGGGGTCGCAGAGATCAGCAGCATCACAGTGGATCCTGAACACAGGCCGTACTCTTTCACCATCATCTGGTCCTGGTTCAGCTGTGATGTTTGTCCGTTGGTGATGGAAAGCTGCAGCTGTGAAGGTCTAGCATTAAAGAGCGGGGCGATTTGTTTCTTGAGTTCGCCAATGGTCGCGTTTGGATTCACGTGCACACTTTTTGTTTCTCCACTCAGGACTTTGATGATGAGCTCCATCATATTCACTTCTTAATGacctgtaaaaaataaaaagcaggtaAACGCTATTTGACTTTTCGCCGTTGCACTGAAATTAATACATGTTATAAAATCTCGACATAATGCGATTCACGTTTAGgaatcatcacatcatcaaaacaataatacattttaaacttttactttattGAGTATTAGTGAAatttaatcagttttattttgagaaatatttctgattcatatttttgaaaaattagTTAAACTTACCTTTTAAACGTAGTCCGATGAAGGcttgttctctctttttgtgAAGAAGCAGCAAGTACCAGGAAGAAGTTTGAATGATTATCCTAAGCTGACTGTGGAGTATTATATAGTGTCAGGGCCACGCCCTCACTGCGTCATTAAACATGCGTCAGGGAAGTCAGCACGCCCCGCCCACCTGTTAGGTTTCGTTTTCGAGTCTTCGGGTTACTACATTTCATTTCCAAACGTCAGCTGGAACAGAAagctatttttttctcttaaaatgaacaacacAAATTTATTCTCCATCTCACGTATTCCACTTTCAATACCTTATAGTATTAACCTGTTCTGTGGTTAAGACCAGTTCTGAAGAAAATTGAGACTAGTAGATCAGTACATAGTGAGAAATAGTCAAAAGGAgttaatatttctttttctatacTGAAAAACAATGTTCTTAAATTAAGATTTATAGTGAAATGTGCTTTATCAAATACATCCTGATACCGGTTCACTATGTTTAGACTagaaatacttttttacttcTTAATCACATCACCATCTTACAGTATGatgttgtgatttgtggtaaaagtagggagcaggtagAAAAGATCCTGGAGAGCtggagtcagtaggagtaagacagagtacatgtgtgtgaatgagaaggagatcagtggaggggtgcagttgcagggagaagaggtggagaaggtggaggagttcaggtacctggggtcaacagtagagtgtattagagaagtgaagaaaagagtgcaggcagggtggagtgggtggagaagagtgatagcaggagtgatttgtgatagaagagtatctgtgagagtgaaagggaaagtttataggactgtggtgggacctgagatgttgtatggtttagagacagtggcattgaataaaagacaggaggtggagctggaggtagcagagctgaagatgttgagatgttcattgtcagtgacgacgatggacaggattagaaattagtttattagagggacagagcatgtaggacgttttggagacaaggtgagggaggtgggattaacatggtttggacatgtgcagaggagggacatggggtatatcagtaggagaatgctgaggatggagccaccaggaaggaggaaaagaggaagaccaaggaggaggtttatggatgtggtgagggaagacatgcaggtagttggtgtaaaagaggcagatatagaggacaggagggtatggagacggatgatccgctgtggcacaccctaataggagaagcctaaagaagacgaagaagaagaatcacCATCTTGTCAGAAATATCAACAGGTATTTTCCTAAATGTAAAATCTTGCATTTCCAAGCAGTCTTTTACACCAGTAaaaccatatatatatgtatactgaATATATAATTGAATTATATATTGAATGTAGAatcaatatagaaataaaatgtgtaagttTGTGCTCTAGTCTTTGGTTTTAGCTCTTATATATctaaaagtattaaaatgagcacagcttttaaataaaaacaagcgttttttaatatatatatattctgattATCTCTAGTTATTAGACTGATGGTATTTTAATGTCCTAATGAACCAGTACCcagatgtatttattgatagaaaCTTTATAGTACTTTTATaggtcactttggataaaagtGTCCACCAATTGCCATAAACGTCCTCATTGTTTTCCACAACAAAGAGAACAGTTGCTAGTTTTCGATGGTTAAGGCTCTACACTATCTTCTGCCCGCTCGGTGGTCCCCTTAACTGATTGCAACACCCACTGCACTTAAACTCACATTCATTCATATCTGTAATCTTTAAACAGTAGACACTAACAGAAAGCATCTGTCCAGAAATTCTGAGATTTAACTCCCTTTTATTAACAATTGTATTTACCGGGACACATCACACTGGCGCGTCTCAGTTCCTCATACTATTTTACTGTTAGTTTTCACCCGAACGTGTCACCTGGACTTTTAAATCTTTCAGGTAAAATCCATTGCAGTGTGAAAAACTATTCAGCCATAAAATGAGCAATGAACAATTACAAATGAACTAATATTCATCCAGTCACACAGAGTTTTTCAGAAAAgcccaaaaaaaacaagccaaagCAATTCAAttggtttaataaatatttttttaatttaatttaataagttTGTAagagtcattaaaaaaagaaacatcacagttttttttttctaaatacagTTCAATatcatgtatttaatataaataattgtatataatctATCAAGAGTTGACACACATATggatacttttttaaattatatacttTAGATTTTGAAACTATTTGTGCTaatcagttttaaaataaataaataaataaataaaacactttaaactGTTACACTAAGAAAATCTCCTGtaatactttttatatacattatacattagtttgttggggattttttttgaaaggggggggggggggtggaatgaaaaaaaaaaagaaaagaaaaaggaaaatacatCCAAAGTGAACAGTCAATTAGTGCAATTAGAATAAAGGAATGTGAATTACATTGCatgtaaaacattaaacattaataaattgattttttaaaactaaaattatTTCTACATCTTTGTGTCTTATCAGCCTCCACGCAGACGGAGGGTCATGTAAATGGTGCTTCCGGGTTGAATGTTGTAATCCAGCAGCCTCCTGCCAGACTCGAGCTGTTGTCCGTTGTAGATCAGCCGCTGCTGGTCCAATGGTGTTCCTTCAATCTGGTAGATCTTCCTCATCAGCTGATCGACAGTCTCACTGTCAGTGATGTCGTAGGTTTTTTTCTGTCCCTTCTCATTCTTTACAAACACCTGAAAAGGAACCGGGGTCGAGGAGATCAGCAGCATCACGGTGGATCCCGAGCTCAAACCGTAATCTCTCACCGTCTTCTCGTCATGGTCCAGGATCTGACCATTGCTGGCGGAAAGCTTCAGGAGTGATGCCCTCACCTCGAAGTGAGGGGCAACATGTTGCTTGAGTTCACCGATGGTGGCATTTGGCAACACATTCACAATCTGTGATTTTCCATTTAGGTCTTTGATCATGAGCTCCATCATCTTAATCacctgtgtgtgaaagaaaaccAAAAGCTGATAGGAATCCATTTCAACAAATGCTCAAACTTATGATTAATCAGCATGAATTATAGTTGCATCATGTTTTTACTAAACAACTATTGCAAGAAATGAACTgttctgcacacaaaataactaaTGGGAGATGGAAATTAGAAAGCTAGCCCCGCCCCTTTGGTTATGTTATATTAATATGCAGCATGTAAAGAACAgaatttatgatgatgataataataataataataataataataataataataataataataataataataatatgatacaGAATCAATTCTGTAGATTTGAAAgtagagacaaaaagagaataaaaaaatattaacctCATTCTATACAGATGTTATATAGTTGGCTTTACACAGGTTCTTGAAcaataattgattaaaaaaataaatgtaatatataaaatcatcattTACTATTATTTCTGCTGTTAAATGGACTTATTTGGAAATCAGTTTCTCAAAAACaatctaaataaatgttagATCTGATGTTAAAATATGCACATTATCCAATTCGAGTTGAAATAATActttatgcatttattatttaattagatattattttaaattggaGCAAAACTTACTTTATGTCCTCAGTGTTCTTCACCCAGAACCACCTCAATCTGAGTCTGTGCTTCAGCTCACTCCAAGTTACCAGCAGTAACAACAGCATGGCCACGCCCcttcattacaaaaaataacCAATGGGGAAAGGGAAATAGCGGGGAAGCCCCGCTTTCCTTATCGTGATTGAGGGCTTTCGGTTTCCATTCCGCGCTTCTCTGTGAATCAAAACATTATTCTTTCTCCCGTTTCTTTTAGCAGGGTGGCGCTGTTTTGTTGTGAAACAAAACCAGCACAGCCTCAGGCTCTTCCGCTTCTGGTGAAAAAGCATGAATTACAAATTAGGTTGTCGTGAGAAACGCCTCAGGTCACGTGACGGGGAACCCCAGGGCTCGACTTTCCTGCATCACACCTTTCTGGAATGTTCTGAGCATCTTCCAGACCCCACATGTGTtttctacacacatacacacagtaatgcACTTGTGAGAAAAATATAGAAGTATCCATTtaaaacaatgaacaaaatggaaagttaATAGAAGGAGAAATTCTTCTAGGTAcatttgcacacagtttttgaaggaactccGCAAGTAGATTGTTCCAGATTGTTCTTCCAGAACGAAGCACAGATCTTCTGTAGATGTGACCTGCCTTGAATACTTTTCATGTAAAACTCGATGATGCTACAACAAGGATTCTGTGGGGGCCAAAATTTTTACTTCCAGAGATTCCTTATTATTCTCTATGATGTTCTTAATGACTAATCAGATGCCTCCCTGATAATACTGCATGATGGATAAGtgtctgcctgtatttctcagcataaaggattaatcctgaccaaatttcCAACTCCATTTGTAGAAACGAGGGAACAATTATGCAGgaaaccaccaccatgcttcagcTACAGACAAATATTCCATATATTCGTCAAGAAATTGGTTCATCAAACACCTGATTGGCCGGTCAAAAGGTGGTCACAaacattgatttgatttgggtttctcctgttcattttgttcaattattaacacttattttatttttgaaagcgTTTTTATTCGACAGCATTTCCAACACCTGCCTAAAAAAACTTagtttaatgtgtgtaattgtattaatattacTGATATTACCTGATATActgtgatttcatttttttttacctcagagttcaggctgatttctttttttgtattttgtgttacagatgttttgtttttacatttaatctgATCTGAAAATGTGCGGTAAAACCCCTTTTATACAGAGCTGAAAAGACAATTACGCAGTTCATATGAATTATTTATACTCCCTTTCCAGCATCGGTCAGTTTCAGTTTCTGAGAAATCGATTATAGCTAAGATATAACGAGCAAAGTGAACGCTCAGGTCTTGAGAAAAACGAAATCCTCCCTAACGCACTGCCGTCACAACATCTGGAACACGTTACCAATACCTGCCGGAGAGTATTTGTATAATTTACATACCACTAGTATTTTATATCCGTAAATCTATAAATGCCATTCTCTTTCCAAACagtctcttattctctctcccaatgttatttacattcacttccctaatgttctttcattcattcccCATTGGGGAAAGTCGAGTGGCTTTAAAGTGTTTGTCACCACTGAAGGTTGGACGCAATCAGCTGTTTTTCCACGATTCTGCATGTAGCTAAACTTGGATTAGCGATTTAGCTTAGCGGTTTAGCACACGAGGAAATATAGAACACGCTTGTTgtcattcttgtttttttctttgcaactTATCAGACATGACTGGAAAAAGCTGCATGACTCCAATATTAATGATTGCAACAGGTGGAAACTGCTTCCTTTATATAGTCACATTTGTTGTATTTCCGGTTTGGGGTGTTTGGATGCCGattacagactactgccacctgctggcatggaagagtttatttagaaaaatCCGACTTATTTGCagtacaaatgaataaatgccaGAAATCGACCcgattaatcggtcgacctctgaAGTAAACTTATACTAACGTTACGCATTTTagggagagaaaaaacaacaagccaaagcatttcaattattttgataaatatttttattcacacagATATTTAAAGAAAACCAATTATAGTCATCATTAAATAAAGCATAAAGTGCTAAATAAGAAATCCAGTTATATGGAAGTTTCTTCCCAGTCCCCAAAAACAAGCCATAACCATAACCTCATtctaaaacaaaagaagaaaagcaggTTTAAATAGTGCTAAAATTTAGCATtagattatttaaataatgttttaaataaagtaaactaAAAACTGTTTCAGTCTATAGTAATCTAAACATGTTGTGTCCCGTTAGCCTCCACGCAGATTGAAGACAATGTAAATTGTGCTTCCAGGAACAATGTTGTAATAATGAAGATCTTTTCCAGACTCGAGCTGTTTGCCGTTGTAGATCAGCCGCTGTTGGTCCACCGGTATTCCCTCTTTGCGGA
This region of Silurus meridionalis isolate SWU-2019-XX chromosome 27, ASM1480568v1, whole genome shotgun sequence genomic DNA includes:
- the LOC124380986 gene encoding polyubiquitin-like — encoded protein: MMELMIKDLNGKSQIVNVLPNATIGELKQHVAPHFEVRASLLKLSASNGQILDHDEKTVRDYGLSSGSTVMLLISSTPVPFQVFVKNEKGQKKTYDITDSETVDQLMRKIYQIEGTPLDQQRLIYNGQQLESGRRLLDYNIQPGSTIYMTLRLRGG
- the LOC124380983 gene encoding polyubiquitin 12-like, with the translated sequence MMELIIKVLSGETKSVHVNPNATIGELKKQIAPLFNARPSQLQLSITNGQTSQLNQDQMMVKEYGLCSGSTVMLLISATPVPMQVFVKNEKGQTKTYDITEKETVDQLMLKVFRKEGIPVDQQRLMYNGKQLESGKDLHYYNIVPGSTIHMVFHLRGG